CAGCTGTCGCCTGCGGAAGCACAGGCGGCGATTGCGCATTGTGTCGCCATTCCTGCCTGGCAGCAGGCGCTGGTGGCAGCGCGTCCATTCAGTAACCCACAACAGTTGCTGGCTGAGGCGGAGCGTCTGGCGCAGCAGTGGCAGGGTGCGGAGCTGGAGCAGGCGCTGAGTGCCCATCCACGCATCGGGGAAAAAGCGGCGGGTGAGGGCAAAGAAGCCACGTTTTCGCGTAGCGAGCAATCGGCGATGCTGGATGCCAATGGCGCGCTGCAATTTGCCATGCTGGCGGGTAATCAACGTTATGAACAGCGTTTTGGCCGGGTGTTTCTGATTCGCGCCAAAGGGCGCAGCGGCGAGGAGATGCTGGCAGAATTGCAGCGTCGACTGACCAATGATGCCGCGACCGAACAGCAAGAAGCGCTGACGCAACTGCGGGAAATTACCTTATTAAGGCTTAAGGAGAGCATCGCATGAGTACCATCACCACGCATATTCTGGACACCGCGCTGGGTAAACCGGCGATTGGGGTGGCGGTAGCGCTGGAGCAAAACAGCCCGGAAGGTTGGCTGCCGCTGGCTCAGGGGCGTACTGATGTCGACGGGCGGATTAAAGACCTGACGCCAGAGCCGTTAGCGCCGGGGCACTATCGTCTGGTGGCGGAGATTGGTGATTATTTTGCGGCGGCGGGACGGGATGCGCTGTACGTCAGCGCGCAGATCGATTTTGTGCTGGGAGAAACCGGCAGCCATTATCATCTGCCGTTTCTGATTTCGCCCTGGTCATGGTCGACTTATCGCGGTAGTTGAGTGCGGGCTGAAACCCTTACCCTCACCCCGGCCCTCTCCCATAAGGGAGAGGGAGGTGTGCCATATGCTCGATCGGTTCCCTCTCCCATCAGGGAGGTGTGCCATATGCTCGATCGGTTCCCTCTCCCGCTTGCGGGAGAGGGTTAGGGTGAGGGTATTACAACGTAAACTGATCCGCATCGCGCCACGCCGGGAAGCGTTCACGATACGCCTGTAACTCCTCCAGCGACAACTCTGCATCAATACGTGCGCGGGCAAATGGCTCGGCTGCGGCCAGGATCTCTCCCAGTGGTGAAATAATCCGGCTGTCGCCGCTGTACTGGTGCTGATTACCGTCGCTGCCGACGCGGTTACAGCCCGCGACATACGCCTGGTTCTCAATCGCCCTCGCCAGCAGCAATGACTGCCAGTGCAGCGCGCGTGGAGCGGGCCAGTTGGCGACGAACAGCGCCAGGTCATAATCATTACGATTGCGGGTGAACACCGGGAAGCGCAGGTCATAACAAATCTGTGGCAGAATGCGCCAGCCGCGCCAGGTGAACACCTCACGGGTTTCACCGGCAACATAATGCTGATGTTCATTCGCCATGCGGAACAGGTGGCGCTTGTCATATTGATGCAGCGTGCCGTTCGGCTCGACCAGCAGGAAACGGTTCACCGCGCCTTTGTCGGTCTGAATTGCGGCACTGCCACCGATCAGCGCATTGCTGGTTTTGGCATGCTGATGCAGCCAGGCGACCACCTCTTCCTGTGGCAACGAGCTTTCTGCGGCTTCCATGGCAAAGCCGGTGGTAAACATTTCCGGCAGCAGAATCAGATCGCGTCCTTCAATACCCTTCAGCACGCCATCGAAATGACGCAGGTTGGCTGCGCCATCCATCCAGCTCAGGGTTTCCTGCAATACGGTAATTTTTAAAGCTGACATAAACGCTCCGCTGCGGCGTCGAGCGTCGCTTCCTGTTTAGCAAAGCACAGGCGGATCAGCTTATGCGGGAAAGGATCGGCGCAGAACACTGACAGCGGGATTGCCGCCACGCCAACTTCTTTGGTCAGCCACTGGCAGAAACTCACGTCATCCAGATCGGAAATGGCGCTGTAATCCGCCAGCAGGAAGTAGGTGCCTTCACAGGGCAGCACTTCAAAACGGCTTTTTGCCAGCGCCTGTACCAGACGATCGCGGCGGGCGCGGTAAAATTCCGGCAGCTCGCGATAATGTTCCGGCTCGGCGCGCAGCATATCGGCAATCGCCAGTTGCGCCGGGGTATTCACTGAAAAGGTCAGATACTGGTGCACTTTGCGGATTTCGGCACTGATGGCAGCCGGTGCTACGCAGTAACCCACTTTCCAGCCGGTCATATGGAAGGTTTTACCGAAAGATGACACGGCAATTGCCCGCTGGCGCAGTTCGGCATGAGCCAGCACGCTGGCATGGCCTTCTTCAGCAAAACAGATGTGCTCGTACACTTCATCGCTCAGGACATAGATTTCCTGTGCGGCGATGGCCTGCCACAACTCGGCATAGTCGCTCTTGCGCCATACGGTGGCGGAAGGGTTGTGCGGCGTATTCAGGATCACCAGACGGGTTTTGGTGCTCAACAGGCTGCGGAATGCTGCCCAGTCGACGCGAAAGCCTGGAGGCTGCAAAGCGATGCGCTTCAGCACGCCACCGGCCAGTTGTACCGCAGGCGCGTAGCTGTCGTAGCTGGGATCAAAACAGATCACTTCATCGCCCGGGCGCACCAGCGCGGTGATCGCGGCATACAAGGCTTCGGTGGCACCGGCGGTGACGGTGATATCGCTGTTGACGTCCGGCTGGTGGCCATAGAGTTCTGCGGTTTTGGCGGCGATGGCCTCGCGCAGCGGCAGCGCACCGGTCATGGGGGCATACTGGTTGGCCCCCTGGCTGACGTGATACGCCAGACGCTCCTGTAAGTAGCGTGGGCCATCGAAATCCGGGAAGCCCTGAGACAGGTTGATGGCGTTATATTGCTGCGCCAGCGCGCTCATTTGGGTAAAAATGGTGGTGCCGAGCGCCGGTAATTTGCTCTCGGGAATCAGGTTGTGCTGCGTCATTGATTTGTGCCTTAAGCGCGAATGTCGTTGCGGAGTTAACCCTCTGTTGCTGCCACTATAAACAGGATGTTAATATTTGGCAATCGAGACGCTTAGACGTCCAAACTAACCTGCGGGACATCAACATCGCTATGACGGATTTTCTTCCTCTGGAACAACTGGTGGCGGCCTGCCACTGGATTGGCGCAAAAGGCTGGGCACCGGCTACCGGCGGCAACATGTCGGTGCGTCAGGATGATGAGTACTGCCTGTTGAGCGCATCAGGCAAGGATAAAGGTCGTCTGACGCGCGATGACTTTATTCAGGTAGAGATTGCCACCAACGCGGTACCGTCCGGGCGTAAGCCGTCGGCCGAGACCGGCCTGCATACCTTAATCTATCGTCTGTTCCCGCAGGCGGGCGCGGTGTTGCATACCCATACGGTGAACTCCACGGTATTGTCGCGGGTAGAAAAGGGGGGCGCGCTGCTGCTGAGTGGTTATGAGATGCAGAAAACCCTCGCCGGTCAGGATACCCACCTTAATACTGTCGCCATTCCGCTGTTCGATAATGACCAGGATATTGATGCGCTGGCGCAACGCATCGCGGATTTCTCCCGTGACACGCCGCTGCGCTACGGCTTTTTGCTGCGTGGTCATGGGTTGACCTGCTGGGGGAAAGACGTCAATGAAGCGCGTCGTCACCTGGAAGGGCTGGAATTTTTGTTTGAATGTGAATTACAACGTCGGCTGCTGGAGGCCAGATGATTCGCGCAATTGTTACCGATATTGAAGGCACCACCAGCGATATTCGCTTTGTTCATAACGTGTTGTTCCCGTATGCCCGTCAGCATCTGACCGCGTTTGTCCGCCAACATCAGGCTGACGCAGCCGTCGCAGCGGCGCTTACCGCTGTTCGCGAGGAGTCAGGCGCTCCACAGGCTTCGCTGGACGAGGTGATCGCCACCCTGCTGACTTACATCGATCAGGATCGCAAATCACCCGGGCTGAAAGCCTTGCAGGGCATGATCTGGCGTGATGGCTATGTCAGCGGTCAGTTCACCGGTCATCTCTACCCGGATGTGCTACCCGCATTTGAACGCTGGCGGCACCAGGGCCAGGCGCTGTATGTATATTCCTCCGGCTCGGTGGCGGCGCAGAAATTATTATTTGGCTACAGCGATGCAGGTGATTTAACGTCGTTGTTCAGCGGCTATTTTGACACGGGCGTCGGTGCCAAGCGCGAAACCCAGTCCTATCGCAATATCGCGCAACAGATTGGCTATGCGCCGTCAGAACTGCTATTCCTGTCCGATATTCATCAGGAACTGGATGCGGCAGCTGAAGCAGGCTGGCATACCCTGCAATTAATTCGCGGCGAGGCGGATAGCGAAAGTCGCCATCGTCAGGTAAACGATTTTTCCCAGATTAACCCGGAGTCGATTTAGGATGAGTGCACTGACCATTTTTACCGATACCGAAGCCAGCCAGCCGGTGTGGCACAGTACCGATGCAGCAGCGATTCGCGAGCGTCTGAACGCCAAAGGCGTGCGTTTTGAACGCTGGGAAGCGGATCGCGATCTGGGTGCCAACCCGGATTCCGACACGGTGATCAACGCGTATCAGCATGCGATCGATCGCCTGGTAGCCGAGAAAGGTTACCAGAGCTGGGATGTATTGAGCATGCGTGCCGACAACCCGCAGAAAGAAGTGCTGCGCAGCAAGTTTCTCAACGAACATACCCATAGCGAAGATGAAGTGCGTTTCTTTGTCGAGGGTTCAGGTCTGTTCTGCCTGCATCTTGATGGTCAGGTGTATCAGATTCTGTGCGAAAAACAGGACCTGATTTCGGTGCCGGCAGGCACGCCGCATTGGTTTGATATGGGTTCTGAGCCGCACTTTACCGCCATCCGTATTTTCGACAATCAGGAAGGTTGGATTGCGAACTTCACGGGCGACAGCATTGCGGATGCCTATCCGCGTCTGGCCTGATTAGGTACGCGTTGTGGCCCTCACCCTAACCCTCTCCCGCAAGCGGGAGAGGGGACCGATCGAGTATATGGCACGTCTCCCTCACCCTAATGGGAGAGGGGACCGATCGAGTATATGGCACGTCTCCCTCACCCTAATGGGAGAGGGGGCCGATCGAGTATATGGCACGTCTCCCTCACCCTAATGGGAGAGGGGGCCGATCGAGTATATGGCACGTCTCCCTCTCCCTAATGGCAGAGGGAGCCGATCGAGCATAAGGCACACCTCCCTCTCCCTCATGGGAGAGGGCCGGGGTGAGGGTAACAGACCGCACCTCACCTCACCTCACCTGAAAAATCCCGGCTTTAACCTGCTCAGGCGTTACCACCCCGGTATCCAGCACCCAACCACTGATCAACGCAGCCGGTGTGACATCAAACGCCGGGTTGTAAACCGCCGCATTCTCCGGTGCCCATTGCACGCTGCCAAAACTGCCTGATACCCCGGTGACTTCGCTGGCGGCACGTTGTTCGATCGGAATGGCGTCGCCATGCGGGCACAGGCGATCCAGCGTGGTATGCGGTGCTGCTACATAGAACGGCACGCCATGGTAGTGCGCCAGCACCGCGAGGCTGTAGGTGCCAATCTTATTCGCCACATCGCCATTGGCCGCAATGCGATCCGCACCGACCCAAATGGCATCGACCACGCCACGTGCCATCAGGCTGGCGGCCATGGAATCGGTGATCAGATGATAAGGAATGCCTAACTCGCCCAGTTCCCATGCGGTCAGGCGGCCTCCCTGCAATAACGGACGGGTTTCATCCACCCAGACATTTTTCACCTTACCTTGCTGATGCGCATGGGCAATCACCCCCAGCGCAGTCCCCACACCAGCGGTTGCCAGTCCGCCGGTGTTGCAATGGGTCAGCAACTGGCTATCCGGTTTCACTAAGGCGCTACCCGCCCGGGCGATGTTGTCGCACAGTTGCTTATCTTCGGCCACCAGGCGCAGCGCTTCCTGGGTCAGTGCACTGACGAAATCCACCTCGGCGAGCGCCACTTTCATGCGATCGAGGTTGTTCATCAGATTCACCGCCGTCGGACGTGCTGCCCGCAATACCTCTAGCGCTTCTGCCAGTGCTGCTTTCGCCATGCCCTGTTCCGCCAGCAGCGCCAGCAGCAAGCTGGCAGAAAGGCCGATTAACGGTGCGCCGCGCAC
The DNA window shown above is from Pantoea sp. At-9b and carries:
- the uraH gene encoding hydroxyisourate hydrolase, translated to MSTITTHILDTALGKPAIGVAVALEQNSPEGWLPLAQGRTDVDGRIKDLTPEPLAPGHYRLVAEIGDYFAAAGRDALYVSAQIDFVLGETGSHYHLPFLISPWSWSTYRGS
- a CDS encoding pyridoxal phosphate-dependent aminotransferase; translation: MTQHNLIPESKLPALGTTIFTQMSALAQQYNAINLSQGFPDFDGPRYLQERLAYHVSQGANQYAPMTGALPLREAIAAKTAELYGHQPDVNSDITVTAGATEALYAAITALVRPGDEVICFDPSYDSYAPAVQLAGGVLKRIALQPPGFRVDWAAFRSLLSTKTRLVILNTPHNPSATVWRKSDYAELWQAIAAQEIYVLSDEVYEHICFAEEGHASVLAHAELRQRAIAVSSFGKTFHMTGWKVGYCVAPAAISAEIRKVHQYLTFSVNTPAQLAIADMLRAEPEHYRELPEFYRARRDRLVQALAKSRFEVLPCEGTYFLLADYSAISDLDDVSFCQWLTKEVGVAAIPLSVFCADPFPHKLIRLCFAKQEATLDAAAERLCQL
- a CDS encoding acireductone dioxygenase; protein product: MSALTIFTDTEASQPVWHSTDAAAIRERLNAKGVRFERWEADRDLGANPDSDTVINAYQHAIDRLVAEKGYQSWDVLSMRADNPQKEVLRSKFLNEHTHSEDEVRFFVEGSGLFCLHLDGQVYQILCEKQDLISVPAGTPHWFDMGSEPHFTAIRIFDNQEGWIANFTGDSIADAYPRLA
- the uraD gene encoding 2-oxo-4-hydroxy-4-carboxy-5-ureidoimidazoline decarboxylase; this translates as MKLESFNQLSPAEAQAAIAHCVAIPAWQQALVAARPFSNPQQLLAEAERLAQQWQGAELEQALSAHPRIGEKAAGEGKEATFSRSEQSAMLDANGALQFAMLAGNQRYEQRFGRVFLIRAKGRSGEEMLAELQRRLTNDAATEQQEALTQLREITLLRLKESIA
- a CDS encoding methylthioribulose 1-phosphate dehydratase; translation: MTDFLPLEQLVAACHWIGAKGWAPATGGNMSVRQDDEYCLLSASGKDKGRLTRDDFIQVEIATNAVPSGRKPSAETGLHTLIYRLFPQAGAVLHTHTVNSTVLSRVEKGGALLLSGYEMQKTLAGQDTHLNTVAIPLFDNDQDIDALAQRIADFSRDTPLRYGFLLRGHGLTCWGKDVNEARRHLEGLEFLFECELQRRLLEAR
- the mtnA gene encoding S-methyl-5-thioribose-1-phosphate isomerase, which gives rise to MQTLRTTSLEIRDNQLWILDQQALPQQKNWLPAHDVAQLVAHIHALRVRGAPLIGLSASLLLALLAEQGMAKAALAEALEVLRAARPTAVNLMNNLDRMKVALAEVDFVSALTQEALRLVAEDKQLCDNIARAGSALVKPDSQLLTHCNTGGLATAGVGTALGVIAHAHQQGKVKNVWVDETRPLLQGGRLTAWELGELGIPYHLITDSMAASLMARGVVDAIWVGADRIAANGDVANKIGTYSLAVLAHYHGVPFYVAAPHTTLDRLCPHGDAIPIEQRAASEVTGVSGSFGSVQWAPENAAVYNPAFDVTPAALISGWVLDTGVVTPEQVKAGIFQVR
- a CDS encoding amidohydrolase → MSALKITVLQETLSWMDGAANLRHFDGVLKGIEGRDLILLPEMFTTGFAMEAAESSLPQEEVVAWLHQHAKTSNALIGGSAAIQTDKGAVNRFLLVEPNGTLHQYDKRHLFRMANEHQHYVAGETREVFTWRGWRILPQICYDLRFPVFTRNRNDYDLALFVANWPAPRALHWQSLLLARAIENQAYVAGCNRVGSDGNQHQYSGDSRIISPLGEILAAAEPFARARIDAELSLEELQAYRERFPAWRDADQFTL
- the mtnC gene encoding acireductone synthase; amino-acid sequence: MIRAIVTDIEGTTSDIRFVHNVLFPYARQHLTAFVRQHQADAAVAAALTAVREESGAPQASLDEVIATLLTYIDQDRKSPGLKALQGMIWRDGYVSGQFTGHLYPDVLPAFERWRHQGQALYVYSSGSVAAQKLLFGYSDAGDLTSLFSGYFDTGVGAKRETQSYRNIAQQIGYAPSELLFLSDIHQELDAAAEAGWHTLQLIRGEADSESRHRQVNDFSQINPESI